CCAGCTCCCCGGTGCCGCTGGCGGGCACGATGTGGAAGAACTCCGCCGTCCGGTCGCTGCCCGTGGTGGTGGCCGAGTGGACGAAGTTGAACGCGCCCGACCGGCCGTTCAGTGCGCCGTCGAAGGACTCCATGGCCAGGTAGGTGCCGACCCCGGTCGCCTGGTCGAACGCCGCCGTGAACAGGGTCGCCGACCGGCCGGTGACCTCGCCGTCGAACTGCTTCTCCAGCTTCGCGACGCCGACCGGGAGCCCGGTCTCGATGGCCGGGTCCGGGACCAGTTCGGTCGGGACGAAGGACTTCACGGTGAACGTTCCGTCAGCTCTCATGGC
The window above is part of the Kitasatospora sp. HUAS MG31 genome. Proteins encoded here:
- a CDS encoding DUF3224 domain-containing protein; amino-acid sequence: MRADGTFTVKSFVPTELVPDPAIETGLPVGVAKLEKQFDGEVTGRSATLFTAAFDQATGVGTYLAMESFDGALNGRSGAFNFVHSATTTGSDRTAEFFHIVPASGTGELAGITGGGSLTVDADGTHRISFAYELA